A section of the Marinoscillum sp. 108 genome encodes:
- a CDS encoding Ig-like domain-containing protein has product MLFILLSIAVHGQSYEVPITLPQYNPEDPTMVLIETNEDWNMINNPDKTYFFVTPGDYTALGEIEISTPGTAETPRWLVYYNPENSADLVTHPVDMSADQRAEFERIELSGSHWIVDRLYGTATAGSKNPTLDLHGANIIVNRMLCEGGGGGAGQVAINASNIVVQNSVMRNTQIIPNSDIHGMKISGGFDVRIVNNEIYNFAGDGVQLGDKPESFKGVIIYNNDFYIDLSLYPEEVDEIPHENAIDIKQAGVPGGPQNYVLIKNNRFRNIAHTPGGTSPNPDQGTIDFSNKNDPKSHVLVEGNVFYDCKIPFNTKGGGQTSNFTITKNLIYNASRFGVWMDAEETYNHEVTFNTIIGVAEFNGDQEWLNTKCQQLEVYGNLIFNGHGITLPEANCKSDYNVFFNTTLPAQEGSHSIVLESINASDFEDYCYPFKMHTNPETLCIPGARPTQSAAFTNLTATQYFGETAGVGVNDQSYNQDWVGALSPAHVTGFPSVDFQYLADTLVGIVNIEVLAADEDNDLTGVQLFLDGGALGELMENEPYSYSWDTKSLTDGSYTLKALATDQAGNTTYSDPITRFLDNTPDSPPVVALTTPEDGATVANEVILTATASDPDGDLVGVQFILEGAALGVERFSAPFERVWFTKTVPDGSYQLWAVARDMGGREFVSDVVNVTVDNSYPPLVSIVNIAGDSILSGDVEILAEVSDVDDDVTSVEFMAGDQSIGTVTAAPYSLIWGTKDFENGEYKLVAIATDSDGNAVPSRAVSIEVFNHVLEVTLRRPHAMIFPNPASEYFMMGGIADHTTYAIYSIHGEIIAEGLLQSHQPVDISGIPDGVYMVLVGTQSGEQVTIKMIKSGKNSF; this is encoded by the coding sequence ATGCTTTTTATCTTACTGTCCATCGCTGTGCATGGCCAGTCATACGAGGTGCCGATCACGCTCCCTCAATATAATCCTGAAGATCCTACCATGGTGCTCATCGAGACCAACGAGGATTGGAATATGATCAATAACCCGGATAAAACTTATTTTTTCGTCACTCCAGGTGATTACACGGCCCTTGGTGAGATCGAGATTTCTACTCCCGGCACAGCCGAAACTCCACGCTGGTTGGTTTATTACAATCCCGAAAACTCAGCGGATCTTGTCACGCATCCTGTAGATATGTCAGCGGATCAAAGAGCTGAGTTTGAGCGAATAGAGCTGAGTGGAAGCCACTGGATAGTGGACCGACTCTATGGTACGGCTACCGCAGGGTCAAAGAATCCTACCCTGGATTTACATGGAGCCAATATTATTGTCAACCGAATGCTGTGCGAAGGTGGGGGTGGAGGAGCCGGACAGGTCGCAATAAACGCCTCAAATATAGTCGTTCAAAACAGCGTGATGAGAAATACACAAATCATCCCGAATAGTGACATCCACGGCATGAAGATCAGCGGAGGTTTCGATGTACGAATCGTCAACAATGAGATCTACAATTTTGCCGGTGATGGAGTGCAACTGGGTGATAAGCCCGAATCCTTTAAAGGGGTCATTATCTATAACAATGACTTTTATATTGACCTGTCATTATACCCTGAAGAGGTAGATGAAATTCCACATGAAAACGCTATCGACATCAAGCAAGCCGGAGTTCCTGGAGGACCACAAAACTATGTTTTGATCAAGAACAACCGGTTTCGAAACATCGCTCATACACCAGGTGGCACAAGCCCCAACCCGGATCAGGGGACTATAGATTTTAGTAATAAGAATGACCCGAAAAGCCACGTACTGGTAGAGGGCAATGTGTTTTATGATTGCAAGATTCCTTTTAACACTAAAGGCGGCGGACAAACTTCCAATTTTACCATCACCAAAAACCTTATATATAATGCCTCCAGGTTTGGGGTATGGATGGACGCAGAAGAGACCTACAACCATGAGGTTACTTTCAATACAATCATTGGTGTAGCAGAATTTAACGGAGATCAAGAATGGTTGAACACCAAATGCCAACAGCTTGAAGTTTATGGCAATCTGATCTTTAATGGTCACGGTATTACCCTACCCGAAGCAAATTGTAAGTCTGATTATAACGTATTTTTTAATACCACACTGCCTGCGCAAGAAGGATCTCATTCTATTGTACTGGAATCTATTAATGCTTCTGATTTTGAAGATTATTGTTATCCGTTTAAAATGCACACTAACCCTGAAACCTTGTGCATCCCTGGTGCACGACCTACTCAATCCGCTGCATTCACCAACCTGACAGCTACTCAGTATTTTGGAGAAACGGCCGGAGTAGGGGTCAATGATCAAAGCTATAACCAGGATTGGGTGGGAGCCTTGTCTCCAGCACATGTGACGGGCTTTCCGTCGGTAGATTTTCAATATTTAGCGGATACGTTGGTGGGTATTGTAAACATAGAGGTGCTCGCTGCAGATGAAGACAATGACCTGACTGGCGTGCAGCTCTTTTTGGATGGGGGAGCTCTGGGTGAGCTGATGGAAAATGAACCCTATAGCTACAGTTGGGATACCAAATCACTGACCGATGGGTCTTACACGCTGAAAGCGCTGGCCACAGATCAGGCCGGAAACACAACCTACTCCGACCCAATTACCCGATTTCTGGACAATACTCCGGATTCCCCGCCGGTAGTTGCTTTGACGACTCCAGAAGACGGAGCTACAGTGGCGAATGAGGTGATCCTCACCGCCACAGCCAGTGATCCGGATGGTGATTTGGTCGGTGTGCAGTTCATTCTGGAAGGCGCGGCACTCGGAGTAGAGCGCTTCTCGGCACCTTTCGAGCGGGTGTGGTTCACCAAAACTGTTCCGGATGGAAGTTATCAATTATGGGCAGTGGCCCGTGATATGGGTGGCCGAGAATTCGTGTCCGATGTGGTGAATGTCACTGTTGACAATTCTTATCCACCACTGGTATCCATCGTAAACATTGCTGGTGATTCAATTCTAAGCGGCGATGTAGAGATTTTGGCAGAAGTATCCGATGTGGACGATGACGTGACTTCAGTGGAGTTCATGGCCGGAGATCAATCCATAGGGACTGTTACCGCGGCACCCTATTCGCTGATATGGGGCACAAAAGATTTTGAAAATGGGGAATACAAATTAGTGGCTATTGCTACTGATTCGGATGGCAACGCGGTGCCATCAAGAGCAGTCTCCATAGAGGTTTTCAACCACGTACTTGAAGTGACTTTGCGACGGCCCCATGCAATGATTTTCCCAAACCCTGCAAGTGAATATTTCATGATGGGTGGTATAGCAGATCATACCACGTATGCCATCTACTCCATTCATGGAGAAATCATAGCAGAAGGGTTACTCCAGTCTCATCAGCCGGTTGACATTTCAGGCATTCCTGATGGGGTGTATATGGTATTGGTGGGAACTCAAAGTGGTGAGCAGGTCACCATAAAAATGATTAAGTCAGGAAAGAACAGTTTTTAA
- a CDS encoding RNA polymerase sigma factor, with product MIKSVKDDNSERELWKAFQSGDRLAFETIYNNSIKYLTNYAMRIASDKDLVQDSIQDIFVHLWNKRGELASVNSIRFYLLKSVRRDVIRKMARGNKKSSLSSLTGNSKVDFQPSYEMIKILGEESSERILKMRRELDALTPRQKEVLYLKYYSNMTNQEIADILGINMQSVYNNIYRALEVLRDRLHVVLPWLISGTGSFGI from the coding sequence ATGATCAAATCAGTGAAAGATGATAATTCAGAACGTGAATTATGGAAGGCATTCCAATCGGGAGATCGGTTAGCATTTGAAACAATATATAACAACTCTATCAAGTATTTGACCAACTATGCAATGAGGATTGCATCGGACAAAGATCTCGTTCAGGATTCCATCCAGGATATTTTTGTCCATCTCTGGAATAAGCGGGGAGAGCTCGCTTCTGTAAATTCAATCAGGTTTTATTTATTGAAGTCAGTCCGGCGGGATGTGATCCGCAAAATGGCTCGTGGAAATAAGAAATCATCTCTGAGCTCCCTTACCGGAAATTCAAAAGTGGACTTTCAGCCTTCTTATGAAATGATCAAGATCCTGGGGGAAGAATCCTCCGAGCGAATACTGAAAATGAGAAGGGAACTGGATGCCCTCACACCGCGACAAAAGGAGGTGCTTTATTTGAAGTATTACTCTAACATGACCAACCAGGAGATCGCTGACATCCTGGGGATCAACATGCAGTCAGTTTACAATAACATCTATCGGGCATTGGAAGTACTGAGGGATAGACTTCACGTGGTATTGCCCTGGCTGATAAGTGGTACCGGTTCTTTCGGAATATGA
- a CDS encoding LacI family DNA-binding transcriptional regulator — MRDATIYDIASELEISAATVSRAIANNPRISLKTKKLVNEKARELGYRPNKIASNLRSGRGNTIGVILPQIQRHFFASVIHGMEVVLNAHGYNLVICQSNEGLNQEKKAIETLINNRVDGILISNSKETHGNDHLKLINQSGIPFVQFDRIVDDLNSSKVVNDNFSGAYEMVSHLIDQGYSRIAHLSGPQNLKLYRERLDGYACALEAAHIPFDQSLILEAITIDTAEVVAGGIMQSDNPPDAFFAASDLSALGALNYLKCKGYNVPQEVGVAGFGNEPLTEMITPSLTTLEQFGVDMGKSTSKLLLNSIEGNKQSVSVSTLIKPKLIIRESTNRSRT, encoded by the coding sequence ATGAGAGATGCTACCATTTATGATATAGCCAGCGAGCTTGAGATCAGTGCTGCAACCGTTTCTAGGGCTATTGCTAACAATCCCCGAATCAGTTTAAAGACGAAAAAACTGGTAAATGAGAAGGCCAGGGAGCTTGGATATCGACCAAATAAAATTGCGTCTAACCTAAGGAGCGGTAGGGGTAATACCATTGGGGTGATCCTTCCTCAAATTCAGAGACATTTTTTTGCGAGCGTTATTCATGGCATGGAGGTGGTATTGAATGCCCACGGGTACAATCTTGTCATCTGTCAAAGCAACGAAGGCCTGAATCAGGAAAAGAAGGCGATTGAAACCCTCATTAATAACCGTGTGGATGGTATCCTGATTTCAAATTCAAAAGAAACTCACGGAAACGATCATTTGAAATTAATTAACCAATCAGGAATACCATTTGTGCAATTTGATCGGATAGTGGATGATCTGAATTCAAGCAAAGTTGTCAACGACAATTTTTCAGGTGCCTATGAGATGGTAAGTCACCTGATTGACCAGGGGTATTCCAGAATAGCACATCTATCAGGACCGCAAAACCTCAAACTTTATCGTGAGCGATTAGACGGATATGCATGCGCACTCGAAGCTGCTCACATTCCGTTTGATCAAAGTCTGATTTTGGAAGCCATCACTATTGATACAGCAGAGGTGGTTGCAGGAGGGATCATGCAAAGTGATAACCCACCTGATGCGTTCTTTGCTGCCAGTGACCTTTCTGCTCTTGGGGCACTCAATTATCTTAAATGTAAAGGGTACAACGTTCCTCAGGAGGTGGGCGTTGCCGGATTTGGCAATGAGCCTCTTACTGAAATGATTACTCCCTCGCTCACTACATTGGAGCAATTTGGAGTGGATATGGGCAAGTCAACATCCAAGCTGCTGTTGAATAGCATCGAGGGCAACAAACAATCTGTGAGTGTTTCCACTCTGATCAAACCAAAACTCATCATTCGCGAATCCACGAATAGATCGAGAACATAA
- a CDS encoding right-handed parallel beta-helix repeat-containing protein — MVLAVSIIWLGVNSCASNNSDVHTEDLGKEVLYADDLPIYDTSNSAMALIKNLEDWEQVNDEDKSYFFVSPGDYTALGEIVLTQSGSTSAPRWVIYYNPALGQNPMTHPVSLANTDRAAIRQLTVAGNNWQIVGLYGEGYKDQTRTHIIKLQGDSNVVNSVLTEFGSSGGGQIQIVGDYNVVKNSVVRNTMITPGRDNHGIVFTSETDYSQVIGCEIYNCAGDAIQIHPSDDVHKGCIIRDNDIYIDPTKYFEVIDRFPHENGIDFKDGGSSDPKDWVRVERNHFAWIGSTEGGSGGSPGAIDFSNASGHKAYIKFSENVFYECVLPFTTATGSGGGSSNHLSIVRNIFYKASIAAIRPVTQKQFSHEYYFNTIVDVEEPGLWMESEIWNSDIMGNLIINGQNAVIAANKGVNTDYNVFYNTEFLPLEGGNSCMFDISKLDEFGDYCFEFQRFTTPKTLCINKIVPNEKILVASLSDTPVVGANKDRGVDDLILNQNWVGALSPIN, encoded by the coding sequence ATGGTGTTAGCAGTCAGCATCATCTGGTTAGGAGTCAATTCATGTGCCAGCAATAATTCAGATGTGCATACGGAGGATTTGGGTAAAGAGGTGCTTTATGCTGATGATCTACCCATTTATGATACTTCCAATTCGGCTATGGCTCTGATAAAGAATCTGGAAGACTGGGAGCAGGTGAATGATGAGGATAAGAGTTATTTCTTTGTTTCCCCAGGTGACTATACTGCCCTGGGAGAAATTGTGCTCACTCAAAGTGGATCCACGTCAGCGCCAAGATGGGTTATTTACTATAACCCGGCACTGGGGCAGAACCCTATGACGCATCCGGTCAGCCTGGCCAATACGGATCGTGCTGCCATCAGACAATTGACTGTAGCTGGTAACAACTGGCAAATTGTAGGACTGTACGGGGAAGGATATAAGGATCAAACCCGCACGCATATCATAAAACTGCAAGGGGATAGCAATGTGGTGAATTCTGTACTCACTGAATTTGGAAGCAGTGGGGGCGGTCAGATTCAAATTGTGGGTGACTATAATGTGGTTAAAAACAGTGTAGTGCGAAACACTATGATTACTCCTGGTCGGGATAATCATGGAATCGTGTTTACAAGCGAGACGGACTACTCCCAGGTAATTGGTTGCGAAATCTACAATTGTGCGGGTGACGCTATACAAATACACCCTTCGGATGATGTACATAAAGGGTGCATCATTCGGGACAATGACATCTACATAGACCCTACAAAGTACTTTGAGGTAATTGATAGGTTTCCTCATGAAAACGGCATTGATTTTAAAGATGGTGGCTCATCTGACCCTAAGGATTGGGTGAGAGTGGAGCGAAATCACTTTGCATGGATTGGCTCTACGGAAGGCGGCTCGGGTGGGTCTCCCGGAGCCATCGATTTCAGCAACGCTTCAGGGCATAAGGCCTATATAAAGTTCAGTGAAAATGTCTTTTATGAATGCGTACTACCATTCACAACCGCCACAGGAAGTGGCGGTGGGTCTTCCAATCACCTTTCTATTGTGCGAAATATATTCTACAAGGCATCCATTGCCGCCATCCGACCTGTCACTCAAAAGCAGTTTTCGCATGAGTATTATTTCAATACGATAGTGGACGTAGAGGAGCCCGGTCTGTGGATGGAGTCAGAAATCTGGAATAGTGATATCATGGGTAATCTGATCATCAATGGTCAAAATGCTGTAATAGCAGCCAATAAAGGAGTCAACACGGATTACAATGTCTTTTACAACACCGAATTTTTACCACTGGAAGGGGGCAATAGCTGCATGTTTGACATCTCGAAGCTGGATGAATTTGGCGACTATTGTTTTGAATTTCAACGATTTACAACACCCAAGACACTATGCATCAATAAGATAGTGCCCAATGAAAAAATATTGGTGGCCAGCTTGTCTGATACTCCAGTGGTCGGTGCCAATAAGGATCGGGGAGTGGATGATCTGATTTTGAATCAAAACTGGGTAGGTGCTTTATCGCCGATCAATTAA
- a CDS encoding FecR family protein, which yields MNKKNYTVEDLLNDNSFISYIMDHDSPDGREWRVRLAQTPDLVSIANEAAEVIQSLKYQDLSFTRHEEEQIWNRIDRLTSDTHQVQMGWKLRDWVKVAAVLIPIVVSTFWLISNFQKNEGPVEMVETTITKDCPNGRKMQVTLPDGSTVKLNSGSRLTYKSSFDKDLRAVWLEGEAFFDVKRNTDKPFVIISGNIRTQVLGTSFNVKSYGEEGLVDVAVVSGLVSVSRFNQSEPDRLQWDNISGVVLNPSELVSYNINEDKFSEIVEVDTDEILAWKSGILVFERATFEEIVKKLERWYGVEFEIEKSVEITDGFTGRFDNQSLRRVLEGIGYTSKFDFKIEGKKIKIMEVEKPRAPG from the coding sequence ATGAACAAAAAGAATTACACCGTAGAAGATTTACTAAACGATAACTCGTTTATTTCCTACATCATGGATCATGATTCACCTGATGGTAGAGAATGGCGCGTTAGACTGGCTCAAACACCGGATTTAGTGAGCATAGCGAATGAAGCGGCCGAAGTGATTCAATCCTTAAAATATCAGGATTTGAGCTTCACACGGCATGAAGAGGAGCAAATCTGGAATCGAATTGATCGATTGACGAGTGATACTCACCAGGTGCAGATGGGCTGGAAGCTTCGTGATTGGGTAAAAGTAGCAGCAGTTCTGATCCCAATAGTGGTTTCTACCTTTTGGCTCATCTCCAATTTCCAGAAGAATGAGGGCCCCGTTGAGATGGTGGAAACTACCATCACCAAGGACTGTCCCAATGGCCGAAAAATGCAGGTAACCCTACCTGATGGAAGTACTGTGAAGTTGAATTCGGGCAGTCGGCTTACTTACAAAAGTAGTTTTGACAAAGACCTTCGTGCCGTTTGGCTAGAAGGTGAAGCCTTTTTCGATGTGAAGAGGAATACTGACAAACCTTTCGTGATAATTTCCGGTAACATCCGAACCCAGGTTCTGGGCACCTCTTTTAATGTGAAATCCTATGGAGAGGAAGGACTGGTTGATGTGGCAGTAGTGTCAGGTTTGGTTTCTGTCTCCCGCTTCAATCAAAGTGAACCCGACAGACTCCAGTGGGATAATATTTCCGGTGTGGTATTGAACCCTTCCGAATTGGTAAGCTATAACATCAACGAAGACAAGTTTTCTGAAATCGTGGAAGTGGATACTGATGAAATACTCGCATGGAAATCCGGAATTCTTGTTTTTGAGAGAGCCACTTTTGAGGAAATCGTGAAAAAACTCGAGCGATGGTACGGCGTGGAGTTCGAAATCGAAAAATCTGTGGAAATCACCGATGGTTTTACAGGAAGATTTGATAACCAATCGCTGAGAAGAGTGCTGGAGGGGATCGGTTACACCTCAAAATTTGATTTTAAAATAGAAGGAAAGAAAATCAAGATCATGGAAGTGGAAAAACCCAGAGCTCCTGGATGA
- a CDS encoding sialate O-acetylesterase, with translation MLKLVLSLIFLIPLLSTGQETIKVFYLGGQSNMDGHGYNTDLPNDLRSFDDVYIFHGNRANDGEAGGDGVWEVLKPGHGTGHQSTADSNQLSERFGVELSFAAKMQELYPGEKIALIKYSKGGTAIDTLGNPRRGNWDPHFRSKINQYDHFLSTLRNAFANTDIDLDGVDEVLVPSGIIWMQGESDAPTAEIAGRYYNHLRELMTLLRAALRDDNLPIVIGKISDSWHERYHGKVWKYGELVQYGQEEFVRTDKNAAIVRQTRYYQYSDPWHYTSADYIDLGVRFARELNNLLQQPEPTK, from the coding sequence ATGCTAAAACTTGTATTGAGCCTCATATTTCTCATTCCTCTCTTATCGACTGGGCAGGAAACCATAAAAGTATTTTATCTGGGTGGTCAGTCCAATATGGACGGGCATGGATATAACACAGACCTGCCAAATGATTTGAGATCCTTTGATGATGTTTATATTTTCCATGGCAATAGGGCCAATGATGGCGAAGCAGGTGGTGACGGAGTTTGGGAAGTATTGAAACCCGGGCACGGCACAGGCCATCAAAGCACTGCAGATAGCAATCAATTGTCAGAGCGATTCGGCGTGGAGTTGTCATTCGCTGCAAAAATGCAGGAACTCTACCCTGGAGAAAAAATAGCGCTCATTAAATACTCCAAGGGTGGTACAGCTATAGATACCCTCGGCAATCCGCGCAGAGGAAATTGGGATCCCCACTTTCGGAGTAAAATCAATCAATATGACCATTTCCTTAGCACGTTGCGAAATGCCTTTGCGAATACCGACATTGACCTGGACGGAGTAGATGAAGTGCTGGTGCCCTCAGGTATCATCTGGATGCAGGGCGAGAGCGACGCACCTACCGCTGAGATCGCCGGGAGATATTACAATCACTTGAGGGAACTAATGACACTATTGAGGGCAGCTCTGAGGGATGACAACCTACCCATTGTCATTGGGAAAATTTCGGATTCCTGGCATGAGCGATACCATGGAAAAGTATGGAAATATGGCGAATTGGTTCAATACGGACAGGAAGAATTTGTAAGGACGGATAAGAATGCAGCGATCGTTCGTCAAACCCGATATTACCAATATTCAGACCCATGGCATTACACCAGCGCGGACTATATTGACCTGGGTGTTCGGTTTGCAAGAGAACTGAATAACCTGCTCCAACAACCGGAGCCCACCAAATAG